Proteins from a single region of Gossypium arboreum isolate Shixiya-1 chromosome 1, ASM2569848v2, whole genome shotgun sequence:
- the LOC108482685 gene encoding uncharacterized protein LOC108482685, which yields MARKVLMMLIAASLLMGCSFNEAVGTVVAGVQVIHLGGKVMCQDCTKSYGEWTHGSQPIKGGKVSVTCKDDRSRIIYYASDESDEEGNFNMAVNKYINGKELQPKSCLVRLVSSTHLTCKIPTNFAGGITGVNLPVKPTVLYRDLVKYQLGIFFYTTPRCAKPAAGDTHDSFDCDTNNNY from the exons ATGGCAAGGAAGGTGTTGATGATGTTAATTGCGGCCTCACTTTTAATGGGATGCAGCTTTAATGAAGCAGTAGGCACGGTGGTTGCTGGTGTCCAAGTTATACATCTGGGTGGGAAAGTCATGTGCCAGGACTGCACCAAAAGCTACGGAGAATGGACTCATGGCTCTCAACCCATCAAAG GCGGTAAAGTATCAGTGACCTGCAAGGATGATAGAAGTAGAATCATATATTATGCAAGTGATGAAAGCGATGAAGAAGGGAATTTCAATATGGCTGTCAACAAATACATAAATGGGAAAGAATTGCAACCAAAATCATGCTTAGTTAGGTTAGTGTCTTCCACACATCTTACTTGCAAAATTCCGACAAACTTCGCCGGAGGAATCACCGGCGTCAATCTCCCGGTCAAGCCTACTGTTCTGTATCGTGATTTGGTTAAATATCAACTCGGCATCTTTTTCTACACTACTCCAAGGTGTGCTAAACCAGCTGCCGGTGACACCCATGATTCCTTTGATTGCGatacaaataataattattaa